One genomic segment of Ricinus communis isolate WT05 ecotype wild-type chromosome 3, ASM1957865v1, whole genome shotgun sequence includes these proteins:
- the LOC8258577 gene encoding cytochrome P450 72A397 isoform X1: protein MECSISKTLLLSCVLLSLYSVIRFAYMIWFGPKRLEKQLRKQGIRGNSYKLFNGDGEAITKSSMRALSKPIALNDQINPRVLPFFHEMVKNYGKVSLSWFGTRPRLILADPEMIRWVLTDKNGHFVKPPLNPLVNLLQLGVSTLEGDKWAKRRKLMTPAFHYEKLKDILMINCYKQCMVPQFATSCSDLINRWKKLVSPKGLCEIDVATEFDALAGDVIARTAFGSSYQEGKRIFELQKEQVSLVLEAYRSIYIPGLRFIPTKKNKRRYDIDDEIKATLRDMIRRKEQAMQIDSPSNVDLLSLLIRCKREAASDMTNEDIIEECKLLYFAGQETTANWLTWTLIVLSRNPNWQVKAREEVLQICGKKIPEIEDLNRLKSVTMILNEVFRLYPPVAALYRHTLKETNIKGMSIPAGVELYLPTIFVHHDPDYWGDNVEEFRPERFAEGVSKASKDQMAFYPFGWGPRICLGQNFANIEAKMALAMILQNFWFELSPSYTHAPYVNITLRPQHGAPVILHQI, encoded by the exons atggaatgCTCCATTTCTAAAACCTTACTTCTTTCTTGTGTATTATTGTCTCTCTATTCTGTAATCAGATTCGCTTATATGATTTGGTTTGGGCCAAAAAGACTAGAGAAGCAATTAAGGAAGCAAGGTATTAGAGGCAACTCTTACAAGCTTTTTAATGGTGACGGGGAAGCAATTACAAAGTCTTCCATGAGAGCCTTGTCCAAGCCTATAGCTCTAAATGATCAAATTAATCCACGTGTACTTCCATTCTTTCATGAAATGGTGAAAAATTATG GGAAGGTCTCTTTGAGTTGGTTTGGAACGAGACCAAGGTTAATACTAGCGGACCCAGAAATGATCAGGTGGGTGTTAACCGACAAGAACGGTCACTTTGTAAAACCACCATTGAACCCTCTTGTCAATCTTTTACAACTTGGCGTCTCAACCTTAGAAGGTGATAAATGGGCCAAACGCAGAAAATTGATGACACCTGCTTTCCACTATGAGAAACTCAAG GATATCCTGATGATTAACTGCTATAAACAGTGTATGGTTCCACAATTTGCAACCAGTTGTTCTGACCTGATCAATCGGTGGAAGAAATTAGTGAGCCCTAAAGGGTTATGTGAAATAGATGTTGCAACAGAATTTGATGCTCTTGCTGGTGATGTTATTGCTCGAACTGCCTTTGGGAGTAGCTACCAAGAAGGAAAGAGAATTTTTGAACTTCAAAAAGAACAAGTGAGTTTGGTCCTTGAAGCTTACAGGTCCATCTACATTCCTGGTTTAAG ATTCATACCCACTAAAAAGAACAAGAGGAGATATGATATAGACGATGAGATTAAAGCAACATTAAGGGACATGATCCGTAGGAAAGAGCAGGCCATGCAAATTGATAGCCCCAGCAATGTTGACTTGCTAAGCTTGCTAATACGATGCAAACGAGAAGCTGCCAGTGATATGACAAATGAAGATATAATAGAGGAATGCAAATTGTTGTATTTTGCTGGTCAAGAGACTACAGCAAATTGGCTCACATGGACATTGATTGTTTTATCTAGGAATCCAAACTGGCAAGTAAAGGCAAGAGAAGAAGTTCTACAAATTTGTGGCAAGAAAATACCTGAGATTGAAGATCTAAACCGCCTTAAATCT GTCACGATGATATTAAATGAGGTCTTCAGGTTATATCCACCTGTAGCTGCTCTATATCGACACACTCTCAAAGAAACCAACATAAAAGGAATGTCAATTCCTGCTGGAGTAGAGCTTTACTTGCCAACAATATTTGTTCATCATGATCCTGATTACTGGGGAGATAATGTGGAAGAATTCAGACCAGAAAGATTTGCTGAAGGGGTTTCAAAGGCATCAAAGGATCAAATGGCTTTCTATCCATTTGGCTGGGGACCTAGAATTTGTCTAGGCCAAAATTTTGCCAATATAGAAGCAAAGATGGCTCTGGCTATGATTCTTCAAAATTTCTGGTTTGAGCTTTCACCTTCGTACACTCATGCTCCTTATGTTAACATCACTCTTAGACCACAACACGGTGCTCCTGTTATCCTacatcaaatataa
- the LOC8258577 gene encoding cytochrome P450 72A397 isoform X2 produces MECSISKTLLLSCVLLSLYSVIRFAYMIWFGPKRLEKQLRKQGIRGNSYKLFNGDGEAITKSSMRALSKPIALNDQINPRVLPFFHEMVKNYGKVSLSWFGTRPRLILADPEMIRWVLTDKNGHFVKPPLNPLVNLLQLGVSTLEGDKWAKRRKLMTPAFHYEKLKCMVPQFATSCSDLINRWKKLVSPKGLCEIDVATEFDALAGDVIARTAFGSSYQEGKRIFELQKEQVSLVLEAYRSIYIPGLRFIPTKKNKRRYDIDDEIKATLRDMIRRKEQAMQIDSPSNVDLLSLLIRCKREAASDMTNEDIIEECKLLYFAGQETTANWLTWTLIVLSRNPNWQVKAREEVLQICGKKIPEIEDLNRLKSVTMILNEVFRLYPPVAALYRHTLKETNIKGMSIPAGVELYLPTIFVHHDPDYWGDNVEEFRPERFAEGVSKASKDQMAFYPFGWGPRICLGQNFANIEAKMALAMILQNFWFELSPSYTHAPYVNITLRPQHGAPVILHQI; encoded by the exons atggaatgCTCCATTTCTAAAACCTTACTTCTTTCTTGTGTATTATTGTCTCTCTATTCTGTAATCAGATTCGCTTATATGATTTGGTTTGGGCCAAAAAGACTAGAGAAGCAATTAAGGAAGCAAGGTATTAGAGGCAACTCTTACAAGCTTTTTAATGGTGACGGGGAAGCAATTACAAAGTCTTCCATGAGAGCCTTGTCCAAGCCTATAGCTCTAAATGATCAAATTAATCCACGTGTACTTCCATTCTTTCATGAAATGGTGAAAAATTATG GGAAGGTCTCTTTGAGTTGGTTTGGAACGAGACCAAGGTTAATACTAGCGGACCCAGAAATGATCAGGTGGGTGTTAACCGACAAGAACGGTCACTTTGTAAAACCACCATTGAACCCTCTTGTCAATCTTTTACAACTTGGCGTCTCAACCTTAGAAGGTGATAAATGGGCCAAACGCAGAAAATTGATGACACCTGCTTTCCACTATGAGAAACTCAAG TGTATGGTTCCACAATTTGCAACCAGTTGTTCTGACCTGATCAATCGGTGGAAGAAATTAGTGAGCCCTAAAGGGTTATGTGAAATAGATGTTGCAACAGAATTTGATGCTCTTGCTGGTGATGTTATTGCTCGAACTGCCTTTGGGAGTAGCTACCAAGAAGGAAAGAGAATTTTTGAACTTCAAAAAGAACAAGTGAGTTTGGTCCTTGAAGCTTACAGGTCCATCTACATTCCTGGTTTAAG ATTCATACCCACTAAAAAGAACAAGAGGAGATATGATATAGACGATGAGATTAAAGCAACATTAAGGGACATGATCCGTAGGAAAGAGCAGGCCATGCAAATTGATAGCCCCAGCAATGTTGACTTGCTAAGCTTGCTAATACGATGCAAACGAGAAGCTGCCAGTGATATGACAAATGAAGATATAATAGAGGAATGCAAATTGTTGTATTTTGCTGGTCAAGAGACTACAGCAAATTGGCTCACATGGACATTGATTGTTTTATCTAGGAATCCAAACTGGCAAGTAAAGGCAAGAGAAGAAGTTCTACAAATTTGTGGCAAGAAAATACCTGAGATTGAAGATCTAAACCGCCTTAAATCT GTCACGATGATATTAAATGAGGTCTTCAGGTTATATCCACCTGTAGCTGCTCTATATCGACACACTCTCAAAGAAACCAACATAAAAGGAATGTCAATTCCTGCTGGAGTAGAGCTTTACTTGCCAACAATATTTGTTCATCATGATCCTGATTACTGGGGAGATAATGTGGAAGAATTCAGACCAGAAAGATTTGCTGAAGGGGTTTCAAAGGCATCAAAGGATCAAATGGCTTTCTATCCATTTGGCTGGGGACCTAGAATTTGTCTAGGCCAAAATTTTGCCAATATAGAAGCAAAGATGGCTCTGGCTATGATTCTTCAAAATTTCTGGTTTGAGCTTTCACCTTCGTACACTCATGCTCCTTATGTTAACATCACTCTTAGACCACAACACGGTGCTCCTGTTATCCTacatcaaatataa